The Arachis ipaensis cultivar K30076 chromosome B05, Araip1.1, whole genome shotgun sequence nucleotide sequence TCAAGTGTAATATCACCCAAACTTTAGTGGAAGATTagtatatattatttataaattgaatATTTAACGGGAAAATTTGATTTATTCTCCCCCATCCcatccaaaaaaataaataaataaatatttttttcctcAAAAGTGAACGATATGCTATGTTAATAATGACTAATGACCAATAGGTATCGGATTTTAGTGATCAATTAAGGTAATATTTATGTTTGTTAAGATCTCTTCTTAAATTTATCAAAGGGGGACGCCACATAtataaaaaaggaaagaaaagcttTACCTGGTTTCAAAGGACAACGATGGAgaatctaataaaaaaatatggaTTTGGAATTTAGTTTATCGATTTCTTTGGTCAAATTGGCCGGTCTAATAATCCGATTTTAACAACTATGATAAAAAGtacattcaaaatttcaaatattcATAAGATCTTTAGAATTTAAATTCCTACacataataaatttatatttgcAATCCTTACCCATTAGAAAAGTTATTGTTCAATTTTGTTACAAGTACAAAAGATTTTGGTTAAAGAAAATTAAGGAATCATTAATCAAAATCAAGTAAATCATAAATCAACCCAACATCATCCTAAATTACATTTATGAATTTAGATATGTTTTGGCATTAAAATCCAtttcttaattatttaatataaataatttgaatttaaaagatCAAGTAAACCAATTTTTAACAAATAATACCATAGTCATACATGTCTGAGTCATTAAGTtagttattaataatatttgGTTTGGTCTATAGATTCACTTTAACTCAAACACAATATTTAGACTTTCTATATTTGATCTATAATATCATATATTATTAGCAAATTGTGTTATTAGCTAGTTGCATGCTAGGTCCATGTCTAAATATCCCAAATTTTCAATTGTCTTGTAACTTTTGTTGAATGCCTTCTTTTAGGAAAATATCAAGTATTATAGGAAGAGTTTCAAGTGTACCGGAAACACTAGTATTTCAGTTGTTTTAACTGTTGATCtggattataaaaaatatatattaattaaaatcaacggttaaaacaattaGGACATCGATATTTTCCAGTACACTTGAAATTTTTCCAGTATTATAAACCTTTTCTTCTGTTATGCATGGTTTATGAATAGGATGATAAGCCAATTTGTTAACGATAGGTTTTTCTCAAGTTTCTCCATTgtctcattctttttttttttggggggtaAATTTTGTTGTGTATCATTGAATCTCACCAGAACAAAAGAGACTTCCTTCTTCTCAAATGTCATTTGGGCTATTTCAACAGTAGGCCTGATTACGAATTGAAAGAACCTTGATTTTGAATTCCGAGGCAGATAATACCAAAAGATCATTTCAAGGAAGAACCACGCTTGAATCCAAAAATACAATGCAATCAGTCAATCAGACAATAGGGTACGTGTCCAAAAAATAATTGACAAATAGTATTAGACACACAATTTATGaccaataaataataaaagaaattattgTCCAAAAAAACAAAATCCATGAACAAAagaaaagataataataataataataataataataataataataataataaaagtctaatttttattaatttagttattagcTTACTAGTCTACTAAATTAAATGTCAGAAATTTTAATTCGACCATGTGACACGTAAGACCTTAATCTAATGATTATCATATATGCCTTGCAACAATTTTATCCGGATTCGAGTGTGAATGTCTTGTGGATCATATTATAAACATGTTAGATAGGCACCATACCAAAAGATCATGTTTAacgttttttttctctttttagttttatttgtgtCATAAGCAATTTAAAAACAACTCATAGAGTCGGTACTCCATTGCGGTGGAAACAATTTGCTTCCGTTGTCACAGTTGCGAATCTCTCATCATGTCCTTGCGAGTCTCTTCTCCTAGGGTTTGAAGAGTGTAGTGTTATTATCCGTAATACATCGTGCAAAGAGTCCTTACTAATGATAACTAGTGGAGTGACAAATATTAGTGTCCCAACGAGGTGGAGTACAAACAATGGCTGATGAAGGAGAATATGTAGAACCAATAGAATAGGAACCTGACGAGGAAGAAACACTTGTCGTGTATGATGAAGATGACATCTTAGAAAGTGTCAAAGTATGCGAAAATAGCATCATTGAAAAGCTAGTAACAAACAAAAACATCAATGTTACCTGGATCCAGACAGTACTATCCAATATATGGAGAAAACCAACAGGCTTAGAGTTATAGAAGTTCCAACCCAAGATCTATCAGTTCTTCTTCAACAAGGAGGCAAATCTGAACAAGGTGCTAAAAGGGGGTTCTTTAGGAATGCCTGGCTACTAGTGAAGAAATGGGAGAGAGCTGAAGATCAGATAGACAAAGACCTAGATAAGGTGGAGACAAAAATGCAGATCTAGGACCTACCAGAACACTGTAAAACACCAAAACATGGAGAAAAGATAGCTGCCTGTATGGGAGATGTAGTGAGCTACGAGTTGTTTGAAGCAGGAAAAGACCAAGTGAGATTCATTAAAGCAACTGTCAAAATGAGCATTAATACACCCTTCATGAAAGGAACAAACGTGGGGAGCAAGAAGGATGGCCTTACATGGGTAAACTTCAAGTATGAAAGATTACCAACAGTTTGTTACTACTGTGAAAAAGCAGGATATGAAGAAAACAACTATGAAAAAGGAAAACAAGATGAGGAAAGAGATATGTATAAATCCAAATCTCTTGGTCCCTGGATAAAATCAGATATTACTGGTGTTAGAGTTGATATAATAAACAGtagaacaaattaaatgaaaaacaaCAAGAAGAAAATAAGGAAGAAGGAAAGCGTAAAGCAAGAATCACATAGAAACTAACGGAAAAACTGGCATGTTTGTCAATGGTGGACTTCTTTGAGGCCAACATTGGAAAAGATAACAGCCAGGCCCCTGCGATAACACTCCCAGGAACCTCCTCACCGAAGAGGAATCTGGAGGATGGGATAAAAAAGGAGAAGGAACTCCATGAGTTtagaggaaaaaaaaaaccatagaaaTCAACAAACAAGAGGAAGGACAAACCAAAGAAGAAACAAGGCCAGACTTGGAAATGAGTGTGAAGGAGAATAAGGAGATTGAAAAGGAAGCAAACTGGAAAgataggaaaaagaagaaaaaagatggaATTCCGCTACAGAAAATTACAAATCAAGCAAAGAAGAGAATGCAAGCACAGCAAGGAGATAGAAGAAACAAGCCAGCGATATACCAAATGATacagagaaaaaaatagaaaaaaaaaacaaggcaCAAAAAAGAAAGACAATTGACAGAGATGAGATGGAGACTGAGGATAGGGAGACAAAATCTAAAAAACAATtctctgaaaataaaatagaaacggTGGAGGCTGTAGAGCAGCCTCGCCGAAACCAATAAAGATCTTAAGCTAGAATTGTCGTGTGCTTGGGAACCCATGGATAATTAGAGCTCTAAACAAGCTCATTAAAACACAAACTCCCAACCTACTCTTCTTAATAGAGACTAGAAAAAAGGCGAATGAGATGATGAGATTAAGATATAAGGGTGGAATGAACAACATTATCGGTGTGGACTGCAGAGGTGATGGAAGACAAAGGGGGGGGTGGATTGGTTATTTTATGGGATAGGTCTCTGGAGGTTGAGATGATTTCTATGTCAAATAACTATCTTGACATGGAAGTGAGAGTAGTGGGCAGCGGTACTTGTTGGAGGGCAACGAGCTTCTATGGCTTTTCGGAGAGCCAAAATAAACAGGAAAGCTGGAAACTCTTGAGAACACTTGGAAAATTAAAGCTTACCCAAGAATACTGAACTTCATGTGGAGACTCTTACACTACTCCTTGCCAACGAAAAAGAGCCTGAACAGAAGAGAAATTAATTGTTCACCAATCTGCACCAGATGTTGGAATGAGGAAGAGACTGAGGAGCACATATTCAGGAATTGCGAATTTGAGAAAAGATTCTGGTTTGCCTCCCCGTTCACCCTTAGAACCGAAGTTGGAAGGGACACAAACTTGAAAAAATGGATAGTGAGTACAATAGAGATTCTCcataaagaagaaaaggaaatgtTCTGTACCACGATGAATCAATTGTGGAAGGCGAGAAACTCCATGGTGTTTAAGGAAAGGGTGCTACAGATAGAAGAAGAATTGGAAAAAGTTAGAACCTTCTTTGAGGAATTTTGGCAAATCCAGACCAGAGAGGAAACGAGGACAAGCAGAGGGAATGAACAGCAGCGTCCATCAATATAAAATTGGGAGTGCCCACCAGACTCTGTCTTGAAAGTTAATGTGAACActgcaattttcaaaaattttaatggtAGTATAGGAGTGGTAGTTAGAGACAATTGGGGCCAAATAATGACAGCAGCTTCATGGGTCATACTGTACCCACTTGAACCCCGAGAAGTAGAGGCTTATGCAGCCTTTGTtagtataaaattaataatagagTGTTGTTTTACTAATATTATATTAGAGAGTGACAATATAGAGGTAGTAAATGCTCTCAGAAAAGGAGGTAATTTGGActcttattttaaaatttttatcattgATGTCCGGAATCTAATAAGTAATTTTAGATCAGTTAGTTTCAATCATATAAAAAGAGGTGGAAACAAAATTGCTCATAAATTAGCATAATTAGCGCCTACCAATCTAAATTCTCATAAACTCAATTTGGCGTTGCTGAACCTTGTAGTTCCGTTGAATGAATTTCCTCCCTTTccagtcaaaaaaaaaaaaaaattcaaaaacaactcAATATATATTTGAATTAACAATGtacaaatttaaaagtctaaatgcaaatatatatttaattaattaggcCATTATATAGAACTTTTTTTAATGCCATGTTGCCATAAcaaacatttttttaattattttgcaaAATAAAAGGAATAAATATACAAGTAATCTTTTTATAGATTTCTCTTATTAATTAAGGAGGATGTCATAGTTCTTCACTTCTTGATGCAAAATATTCCACAAAGATAAGTAGACGTAGATAACAaccaaataataattaaaaagttAACTAGTCTCAGTGTAAAGACATTCTTGGCTGATCAATTTTATGAACTCGATCAAACGATCCAAGTTATCGTAAGAAGAACCTCTTTCACTCACATTTTTTCGAGCCAAAATCGCCAATTTCTCTGCCGATTGAAGAAATTCCTCCTTCCTATTAACCATAACATCATTGACCATGTTCTCCACAACGTTCCTATCACAAACATCTTTCATGTCCAACCCAACCTTCCAAGAGTCACTCACCAACCTGCTATTCACCTGTTGATCCGCAAAGTATGGCCAGCAAATCATAGGCACACCAGCCACCACACTTTCTATGGTCGAGTTCCACCCACAATGCGTCATGAATGCACCAACGCTTTTGTGTGAAAGAACTTCCACTTGCGGCACCCACCCAACCATTAACCCCTTTTCTTTGGTTCCCTCCACCAACTCTGCCGGTATACTCTCATCTTTGCCTTCTCCGGCGGCTATCATGTCTGACCGCACCACCCATAAAAATCGTATCTTACTGTTAACCAAACCGTACCTAAATGAAAAAATATGTACCAAAAGTTTAATTACATAATAATTAGGAAAAGTATATATTAATACGTCATAGATCATTGATATATTAGTGATTTATAATTAGATACCAATAAAATCTAAAATATAAATATCGAagaatttatttgttatttttttttaaattaaattttgaatacgAATAAGAATATGAGTAATAACATAGCAACTAATATGTATGAATACGAAGTCATGAATCTATCATTTATATTTGATattcattaaataattttatgacaAAAAAATATGATTATTTTAGTAGTTGATTTTTAGTATCAATATGAANaaatattaaaaatatttttttaaagttattttttaataattaaaattttacacATATAACTAATTAAATTGTATAAATTTTATTAAGAGAAAGTCTAGGGGacagtagattttgtggtttttagccatcaattagccaatcattgatatttttaatggtgtgagattgcgTCTAATGATGTAAAattattcaattttcttttgatgattaagtactggccaaaatttaacaaaagtgcTGGCCTTCTAACACTcatcttttattaaaattaaactggACAAAATCATTCACTTTTCCGAAATAATAAGCGATTAATAAATAAGCTACACAATTGTATAGCAACACTATATGAGGGACGTGCAAATTGTACCAAAACTCCAAGAGACTCTCCCTTGTCATGGTAGTGATGCTACCAAAGCTCACGTATATCACCGATCTCAATGGCTGAGAATCGAGCCACGCCATGCAACTTGTGTCCTCTTCCCGTATGCTGTTGTTTGACGTCGTTGTATTGGTGGCTGTTGGTGCTCTGCATGCACGGTGTAGATGGAGAGGGCCGACGGTGAAGATGGTAGGGAAGCGGAGGCGTAGGTGGAACAGCGCAGGGGATTCAAGATCATCAAAGGAGTTGAATATGACGGCGCGTGCACGGAGCGTTTGGTGGGTCTCGGAGACAATGGTTTCAAGAGGAATGATCGGTTCGCCCTTGGCACGGTTTGGACGACAGAAACTTGGGAGGTCGCGACATCGGAGCAAGTTTTCCATTCCTGGTATGGTGGTTATGATGCGGTCCATGTCTTCTTCCCCTTCATGGACTTAGTCATGAGATCATTTTGCACATGGTAATGGAGAACTTAGAACTATATGTCATATAGCACAAAAAGATGAATGCGCCATTCTTATAACTTTTAACTTCAGATTATTTTTTCAACTGAATAATAATACAGTAGTAAAGAGTAATTTAATATTCTTTCAAATTGGTCCTCAAAATTTATGCCATCAGATAGATTTATCCCTAAAAAAATTAATGAGAAATTCGATGTTAgtcttttttattataataagTCGTAAGTATCAGCACCATTTGACCTGGCTAAGACTAACCGAGATATTTTAATAATCTAATTTTTGTTTGTTAGTTTGTTAATTCCTAAGcttaaaaaagggacaaaatttGTGAGTTTTTGTGGCCAAGTATCAACGTCCCCTGTTGGGCTAAGAAGCAATCCAAAATATCTAATAATGGTACGAAAAGTGGTAGCAGCTTAGATAAGATAGTACAGAAATAATGTGGACACCGTAAATCTTTCATCTTTTACTCATTAGATTGGAAaatatgataattttttttatttaaaaagccCTAAAAAAACattttaagaagaaaaaaaatattttagttattaaaaCAGACTATATTAAAATGTATAATGATTCATGAAATAtatattgtttatttattttgattagtATGTATCGATAATGAAAATATTACACTACCAGCGGTAAgctataaatttttatttattatattatataaaaataattaataaaatgcaTGGTACTATAACATTCAAAAGTTTAAACTGCTAATAATCTAAATTAAATCTACTAGCAAATACATATTTAAaaaggtgaaaattcaggtgaagtagtcgacttcatgtgaagttgataatcgagagtcgttagatgaaaatttagtcaaatccgTCAAATCATTATCTAACAGCTCTCAGATATCAAtttcacctgagtttccacctggGTACGGCGCACTTACCTGTAACGGGGAGTTCATTGGAATCAAAGAGGTATGGAATCCAGAAATAAGTCCAGAAACAAGAAGCACCGATGGTCCGAAAATGAATACTTGCTACTCCAACTTCTTCAGCCATATCATTCGCCAACTTCCCGAAAAACCCATCAGCCACCAAACAAGTCACCTTCTCTTTTACCAAAATGTCCCTTAGAAGAGGCTTACCATGCACCTTCACCGAATGAAGCGGCTCCATAGCTTGCTCCCCTGACCGAGGGTGCTCCTCCGGTAGACCATCAGGGATGCTCTTAAACCGGAGCGTAGGGTAGCGAGCTGCAAGGGATTCTATGTGGGCGAAGCGCGTGAGGCGGTTGTGGATGTGTTCTGTGTTGAGGAAAGTAACGTGGAGGTTGCGGAGTGCAAGAAGCTGAGCAAGGTTTAGCATGGAGTTTACGTGTCCCTGTGCTGGACACGGGAAAATCAGAACATGAACTGAACATGTTTGCTGTAGTTTCATTTTCTGTGTGGTTGTTAGTATGAATTATTTTTCAGCTTTTGGAGGAAGCTTAATTTCCTATAATGGAAGTTAAAGTTTGGAAGGGAATGGGATCATATATACTGATAGATTCTCTGACTAGAAAAATTACTTTTAGTCGCGATTTATTTATTAGCAAATGAATATGTATTAGTCAATTAAGTTGaaaattgattaaattgtatGATAATAAAAAGACattttatataatatatgtaTATTTGTCCCagtattaaaaaattttagatccGTCAATGCACACGTGGTTCACGtttctatataattatgcttAACGCATATAATTCTATCAAGTAGAGGTAGataacaaacaaaaaattatttgctTATTGGAATTTGGAACATTCAAATCCCATAAATTGCAATTGGCCATTTCTAAATGCTAACTAGTCTCAGTGCGAAGATGTTCTTGGCTGATCAATTCTATGAAATCAATCAAACGGTCCAAGTTGTCGTAAGAAGAACCTCCTTCACTCACACTTTCTCGAGCCAAAACTGCCAATTTCTCTGCCGATTGAAGAAACTCCTCCTTTCTATTCACCATTACATCTTTCACCATGTTCTCCACAACGTTCCTATCACAAACATCTTTCATGTCCAACCCAACCTTCCAAGAGTCACTCACCAACCTGCTATTCACCTGTTGATCCGCAAAGTATGGCCAGCAAATCATAGGCACTCCAGCCATCACACTCTCTATGGTCGAGTTCCACCCACAATGCGTCATGAACGCACCAACACTCTTGTGTGCAAGAACCTCCACTTGTGACACCCACCCAACCATTAACCCTCTTTCTTTAGTTCCCTCCACCAACTCTGCCAGTACACTCTCATCTTTGCCTTCTCCGGCGACTATCATGTCTGACCGCACCACCCATAAAAATCGCATCTTACTGTTAACTAAACCGTACCTAAATGAAAAAATATGTACCAAGAGTTTAATTAGacaataattaatataatattacAATATATAATAgatcataatatttttttttatatgtactTGAATTTCAAATTAAATATGAATATctttattaaatataaaaactTCGTAATATATGGATGCCAAAAATTAGCTATAAATCAAACATTTATAGAAATTAAATGACTACTCACATTAAGATGTATGCTTTTATGTCGTTAtgtgaaaattttatttaagaaattgatatttattatattaaataatttagtaaaaatcacaaaagataataataaaatatattaaattttctACCAATTTACATAAACATATTTTTGATATGATTAGTNNNNNNNNNNNNNNNNNNNNNNNNNNNNNNNNNNNNNNNNNgatatattatgtatatataaaaaaaataagggtaaagtatattttttgtcctgaagtttgacaaaagtttcaaaaatacctttaagttttattttgtttcaattttgtctcaaaagttttcgatctgtatcaaatatacccttggcggctaatttttcaaaaaatttaagaccaattcaacaacaatttcataagaacaaccctcaacacaagcaaattaagcatcattttcatgcattattgttagattggtcttaaattttttgaaaatttagtcgtcgggggtatatttgatgcaaatcaaaaatttttgggacaaaattgaaacaaaataaaacttaagggtatttttaaaacttttgccaaacttcaggacaaaaaaatatactttaccaaaaaataaatcactaaagtAAAGTATTTGTGAAATGTAAATTATACCAAAACTCCATGAGACTCTCCTTCGTCATGGTAGTTAAGCTACCAAAGCTGACGTATATGACTGATCTCAATGGCTGAGAATCGAGCCACGCCATGCAACTCATGTCCTCTTCCCAGATGCTATTGTTTGACGTCACTGTATTGGCGGCGGTTGGTGCTCTGGATTGGCGATGTTGATGGAGAGGGCCGACAGTGAAGATGGTAGGGAAACGGCGGCGTAGGTGGGACAACACAGGGGCTTCAAGATCATCAAAGGTGTTCAATATGACGGCGCGTGCACGGAGCGTTTGGTGGGTCTCAGAGACGATGGTTTCTAGAGGAATGAACGATTCACCACCCTTGGCCCGGTTTGGACGACAGAAACTTGGGAGGTCTCGACATCGAAGCAAGTTTTTCATTCCCGGTATGGTGGTTATGATGCGGTCCATGTCCTCTTCCCCTTCAAGGATTTTGGACATAACATACCACATGGTATTAGTCATCACATCCTTTTTCTCATGCTCATCCTTTTTGGGATCGGAGGTCcatgtttaatttcttttatttctaagTTTAAGGGACTAATTGATCTTATATAAACAAGTATAAACATTAAGGTGACTACTGCAAAAAGAAAGTTTGAAACTAATATagatttaatttattataaaaaaaagtaaGTATTATTTTAGTCCCTAACGTTTTGggtcaaaattaaaattgttcttcatgttattttttatttagaatcatcccaaacattttatttcatattaaaattgtcatttttaataaaaaaaattataaaataaaaaaaaacgcgaaggaagaaagaaaaaagggaaaggaCGCGAGGGGAACGGCGCCGGTGAAGCTTAGAGCCGCCGTCGCCGTCGGGAATCAGAGCTCACGAGTGAGAGAGGAGACGCAAGCCAGGAAGAGAACTCGTCGTCGCGCTCTGCCACTGCCGCCGCTGCTACCGACCTCGCTGCTGCATCTCGCCGCCTCACCTCGCGCGCCTCGCCACTGCACCTCCCCATTTCTGCTTCTGTTTCTACTTTTTACTTCGGCCTCTGCTTTCTGCTTCTTTTTGTTCGGCCTTTGCTTTTTGCTTCTGCTTCTATTTTTTGTTTCGGCTTCTGCTTAAGCTTCTGCTTCTTTTGCTTCTGCTTGagcttctgttttttttttatcttctgcTTCTGTGTCTGCTTctgtttctgtttttgtttttaattctgattttgatttgttattttctgattttattgttgttgtatgttgattttgttgttgaatttgatgttgttatttctgaatttgaataatgtgttATTGTTGGTGTTATTGAATCTGATTATTAGTATTTGATAGGAATAAAAGTGGTAAAGGTGCTGCTGGTGGTGAAGAGTATTTTTgtccataaaaaattaaaaatacgattttaatacaaaataaaatgTTTGGGACGATTCTAAACAA carries:
- the LOC107642282 gene encoding 7-deoxyloganetic acid glucosyltransferase-like, with the translated sequence MKLQQTCSVHVLIFPCPAQGHVNSMLNLAQLLALRNLHVTFLNTEHIHNRLTRFAHIESLAARYPTLRFKSIPDGLPEEHPRSGEQAMEPLHSVKVHGKPLLRDILVKEKVTCLVADGFFGKLANDMAEEVGVASIHFRTIGASCFWTYFWIPYLFDSNELPVTGEEDMDRIITTIPGMENLLRCRDLPSFCRPNRAKGEPIIPLETIVSETHQTLRARAVIFNSFDDLESPALFHLRLRFPTIFTVGPLHLHRACRAPTATNTTTSNNSIREEDTSCMAWLDSQPLRSVIYVSFGSITTMTRESLLEFWYGLVNSKIRFLWVVRSDMIAAGEGKDESIPAELVEGTKEKGLMVGWVPQVEVLSHKSVGAFMTHCGWNSTIESVVAGVPMICWPYFADQQVNSRLVSDSWKVGLDMKDVCDRNVVENMVNDVMVNRKEEFLQSAEKLAILARKNVSERGSSYDNLDRLIEFIKLISQECLYTETS
- the LOC107642281 gene encoding 7-deoxyloganetic acid glucosyltransferase, whose protein sequence is MKPPQTSSAHILIFPCPAQGHVNSMLNLAQLLALRNLHVTFLNTEHIHNRLTRFADIESLPARYPTLRFKTIPDGLPEEHPRSGERALEPLHSVKVHGKPLLRDILVKEKVTCLVADGYFGKLGNDLAEEIGVPIIHFRTIGASCFWTYFWIPYLFDSNELPITGEEDMDRIITTIPGMKNLLRCRDLPSFCRPNRAKGGESFIPLETIVSETHQTLRARAVILNTFDDLEAPVLSHLRRRFPTIFTVGPLHQHRQSRAPTAANTVTSNNSIWEEDMSCMAWLDSQPLRSVIYVSFGSLTTMTKESLMEFWYGLVNSKMRFLWVVRSDMIVAGEGKDESVLAELVEGTKERGLMVGWVSQVEVLAHKSVGAFMTHCGWNSTIESVMAGVPMICWPYFADQQVNSRLVSDSWKVGLDMKDVCDRNVVENMVKDVMVNRKEEFLQSAEKLAVLARESVSEGGSSYDNLDRLIDFIELISQEHLRTETS